One part of the Eptesicus fuscus isolate TK198812 chromosome 20, DD_ASM_mEF_20220401, whole genome shotgun sequence genome encodes these proteins:
- the ABI3 gene encoding ABI gene family member 3, with amino-acid sequence MAELQQLQEFEIPTGREALRGNHSALLRVADYCEDNYAQATDKRKALEETMAFTTQALASVAYQVGNLAGNTLRMLDLQAVALRQVEARVSTLGQMVNMHMEKVARREIGTLATVQRLHPSQKVIAPESLPPLTPYFRKPLNFGCLDDIGHGIKDLSTQLSRTGTLSRKSIKAPATPTSATLGRAPRIPEPVQLPVVPDGKLSAASSASSLASAGSAEGVGGASTTRGQAAPPPPPLPSSMAPPPPPASDFGLLPPPAPELPPPLDLPPPPILDVDELELPPPPPPGFGPEEPSWAPASYLEKAVTLYPYTGQKDNELSFSEGTVICVTRRHSDGWCEGVTSEGSGFFPGNYVAPSC; translated from the exons ATGGcagagctgcagcagctgcaggagTTCGAGATCCCCACGGGCCGGGAGGCTCTGCGGGGCAACCACAGCGCCCTGCTGCGCGTCGCCGATTACTGCGAAGATAACTACGCACAG GCCACAGACAAGCGGAAGGCACTGGAGGAGACCATGGCCTTTACCACCCAGGCGCTGGCCAGCGTGGCCTACCAGGTGGGCAACCTGGCCGGGAACACCTTGCGCATGTTGGACCTGCAGGCAGTCGCTCTGCGACAGGTGGAAGCCCGTGTAAGCACACTGGGCCAG ATGGTGAACATGCATATGGAGAAGGTGGCCCGGAGGGAGATCGGCACCCTAGCCACGGTCCAGCGGCTGCACCCCAGCCAGAAAGTCATCGCCCCCGAGAGCCTCCCTCCCCTGACGCCCTACTTCAGGAAACCCCTCAACTTCGGTTGCCTGGATGACATTGGCCATGGGATCAAG GATCTGAGCACGCAGCTGTCGAGGACCGGGACCCTGTCTCGAAAGAGCATCAAGgcgcctgccacccccacctctgcgACTCTGGG gcgCGCGCCAAGGATCCCTGAGCCCGTGCAGCTCCCCGTGGTGCCCGACGGCAAACTCTCCGCCGCCTCATCCGCCTCGTCCCTGGCCTCGGCTGG CAGTGCTGAAGGTGTCGGTGGGGCCTCcacgaccagggggcaggcagcacccccgccccctcctcttcccagctccatggccccaccccctccaccagcctccgACTTcggcctgctgccccctcccg ccccagagctGCCCCCGCCCCTGGACCTGCCCCCTCCTCCGATCCTGGATGTGGATGAATTGGAACTACCACCTCCACCTCCGCCAGGCTTTGGGCCCGAAGAGCCTAGCTGGGCCCCTGCTTCCTACTTGGAGAAAG CGGTGACACTGTACCCGTACACTGGCCAGAAGGACAACGAGCTCTCGTTCTCGGAGGGCACTGTCATCTGCGTCACCCGCCGCCACTCCGATGGCTGGTGTGAGGGTGTCACCTCGGAGGGGTCCGGATTCTTCCCGGGTAACTATGTGGCGCCCAGCTGCTGA
- the GNGT2 gene encoding guanine nucleotide-binding protein G(I)/G(S)/G(O) subunit gamma-T2, translating into MAQELSEEALLRVEVEQLKKEVKNPRAPISKTGKEIKDYVEAQAGNDPLLTGVSEDKNPCKEKGTCVIN; encoded by the exons ATGGCCCAGGAGCTCAGCGAGGAGGCGCTATtgagggtggaggtggagcaGCTGAAGAAGGAAGTGAAGAACCCGAGAGCTCCG ATCTCCAAGACAGGAAAGGAAATCAAAGATTATGTGGAGGCCCAAGCAGGAAACGACCCTCTCCTCACAGGCGTCTCTGAGGACAAAAACCCCTGCAAGGAGAAAGGCACGTGTGTGATAAACTGA